Proteins from a single region of Pseudomonas sp. BSw22131:
- a CDS encoding metallophosphoesterase family protein produces MTQAITWVHIGDLHMDEEDGWQSRDRLQGIVSEINEHIGVAADFVFLPGDNANHATPEQYRAITDALAPLQLPYRVITGDHDFEPGNLDNYHAGFPEQNRSEVEVIAGYRCIFLDIISKGAGGPDFRLTMHHRKRLMEELARAEAQAQVPLVFMHAYPGDLAAEGDLIAQALADARVAFVDTGHTHYSELLNDGRVIYGATRSTGQIEEGGGKPGYSLITVYGRVPSWRFKETDTPWPFVQIVSPADLRMVTRPADPQQIPRPGKIEIIAKLFGVPDGPVMLTCDDLPGIEMTALADAALWSGVVHLDAGMHAVTVANGSDRDTIRLLVREPDNIPQRGMPVALGCDVHSIGAWPEHGLEGAQLGPNKNGMHW; encoded by the coding sequence ATGACTCAAGCGATCACCTGGGTGCATATCGGCGATTTACACATGGACGAGGAGGACGGTTGGCAAAGCCGCGACCGGTTGCAGGGAATCGTAAGCGAGATCAACGAGCATATCGGCGTCGCTGCCGACTTTGTTTTTCTGCCGGGCGACAACGCGAACCACGCAACTCCCGAGCAATACAGGGCGATCACGGATGCCTTGGCACCGCTGCAATTGCCTTACCGGGTGATCACCGGAGACCACGATTTCGAGCCGGGTAATCTCGACAATTACCACGCTGGCTTTCCCGAGCAGAATCGCTCTGAAGTAGAGGTCATTGCGGGCTACCGGTGTATTTTTCTGGACATCATTTCTAAAGGTGCAGGCGGCCCGGATTTCCGTCTCACCATGCACCACCGTAAGCGTCTGATGGAAGAACTGGCCCGCGCGGAAGCTCAAGCGCAAGTGCCGCTCGTGTTCATGCACGCTTATCCTGGGGATCTCGCTGCCGAAGGTGATTTGATCGCACAGGCCTTAGCCGATGCGCGCGTCGCCTTTGTCGACACCGGTCACACCCACTACAGTGAATTGCTCAATGACGGGCGCGTTATTTATGGGGCGACAAGATCAACCGGACAGATCGAGGAGGGCGGCGGCAAACCCGGTTACTCGCTGATCACTGTCTATGGGCGAGTGCCGAGCTGGCGCTTCAAGGAGACAGATACGCCTTGGCCATTTGTGCAAATCGTGTCACCGGCAGACCTGCGCATGGTCACGCGGCCAGCCGATCCGCAGCAGATTCCCCGTCCCGGAAAAATCGAAATAATAGCCAAGCTCTTCGGCGTTCCCGACGGTCCCGTCATGCTGACCTGCGACGATCTTCCAGGCATCGAGATGACGGCGCTCGCTGATGCTGCGCTGTGGTCTGGTGTCGTTCATCTCGACGCGGGCATGCACGCCGTGACCGTGGCCAACGGCAGTGACCGTGACACGATCAGGCTTCTCGTCCGCGAGCCAGACAATATCCCCCAGCGCGGCATGCCTGTCGCCCTTGGTTGTGACGTCCATTCCATTGGGGCGTGGCCCGAACATGGCCTGGAGGGAGCGCAACTGGGCCCTAATAAAAACGGTATGCACTGGTGA
- a CDS encoding LysR family transcriptional regulator: MDVFQSMSVFVQVVESGSMTAAARQCEMSTTMVGNHLKALEQRLGISLLQRTTRRQNLTEFGVQYYRRCIEVLGLVADSDRLAEQAQSLPAGTLRITAPPAFGAERLAPMLSDFVQQCPQVKLEVVLSNQVMDLLEHGFDAAIRLGNPETSNLIARPLQDYTLTICASPDYLRRHGTPMNANDLRRHNCLAFAYPAGDEWRASGKLWKLTGPEGVMEIPVSGPMTVNSTQALRQAAVAGMGVAMLPDVLIRDDLLAGRLVPFLQDYQPPSRPMFLMYAQDRYRLPKVRHFVEFALAAWGK; this comes from the coding sequence ATGGACGTATTCCAGTCGATGTCGGTGTTTGTGCAGGTCGTCGAAAGCGGCAGCATGACGGCGGCGGCCCGGCAGTGTGAAATGTCGACAACCATGGTCGGCAACCATCTCAAGGCGCTTGAGCAGCGACTGGGCATCAGCCTGCTGCAACGCACCACGCGGCGGCAAAACCTCACCGAATTTGGCGTGCAGTATTACCGCCGCTGCATAGAAGTGCTGGGGCTGGTCGCTGACTCTGACCGTCTCGCCGAACAGGCGCAGAGCCTGCCTGCCGGAACCCTGCGCATCACCGCGCCCCCTGCTTTCGGTGCAGAGCGGCTGGCGCCGATGCTCAGTGATTTCGTGCAGCAATGTCCGCAGGTCAAACTTGAGGTGGTGCTGAGCAATCAGGTGATGGACCTGCTGGAGCACGGCTTTGACGCCGCGATTCGCCTCGGCAATCCTGAAACCTCGAACCTGATCGCCCGTCCGCTGCAGGATTACACGCTGACCATCTGCGCCTCGCCCGATTACCTGAGACGTCACGGTACGCCGATGAACGCCAACGACCTGCGGCGCCATAACTGCCTGGCTTTTGCGTATCCGGCCGGGGATGAATGGCGCGCGTCGGGAAAGCTGTGGAAGCTCACCGGGCCAGAAGGCGTGATGGAAATTCCGGTGTCAGGCCCGATGACCGTTAACAGTACGCAGGCGCTTCGGCAGGCAGCCGTTGCCGGAATGGGTGTGGCGATGTTGCCGGACGTGCTGATCCGCGATGACTTGCTGGCGGGCAGGCTGGTGCCGTTTTTGCAGGACTATCAACCGCCCAGCCGTCCGATGTTTCTGATGTACGCGCAAGACCGTTATCGCCTGCCCAAGGTCAGGCATTTCGTTGAGTTTGCGTTGGCGGCCTGGGGCAAGTAA
- a CDS encoding arsenic transporter, producing MGAVLLLVFGLMPIDSAVSAVGKGMDVYLFLIGMMLLSETAREQGLFDWVASTAAIHAKGSNVRLFTFVYVTGIITTTFLSNDATAVVLTPAVYAAAKKAKADPLPLLFACALIANAASFVLPISNPANLVMYGGKMPPLSQWFGSFALPALASIVVTYFALRWVQRSRLAGTCESNVEREPLSMGGKAAFGGIALTAALLIGMSALDLPLGLPTCIAGVLTMLGVCALAKRSPVKLMKSVSWAVLPLVAGLFVLVEALDRTGVIAQVADVLRQASADPIWAAGVSGTVLAFSSNLMNNLPAGLVASMAVAQAHPPTLVVDALLIGVDIGPNLSITGSLATILWLNAIRREGEDVGFWSFLKIGTVTMIPALAAALLIRLLIG from the coding sequence ATGGGAGCAGTGCTGCTATTAGTGTTCGGACTCATGCCCATCGACTCTGCCGTGAGCGCGGTGGGCAAGGGCATGGACGTCTATCTTTTCCTGATTGGCATGATGCTGCTCAGCGAGACCGCCCGGGAGCAGGGCTTGTTCGACTGGGTGGCGTCCACCGCCGCCATTCACGCCAAGGGATCGAACGTACGGTTGTTCACGTTCGTGTATGTGACGGGGATTATCACGACGACCTTTTTGTCCAACGATGCCACAGCGGTCGTATTGACGCCGGCAGTGTATGCCGCCGCGAAAAAGGCCAAGGCTGATCCGCTGCCTCTGCTTTTTGCGTGTGCACTGATCGCCAACGCGGCGAGTTTCGTGTTGCCTATCTCCAACCCTGCCAACCTTGTGATGTATGGCGGCAAGATGCCGCCGCTCAGTCAGTGGTTTGGCTCCTTTGCGCTGCCCGCGCTAGCATCCATCGTGGTCACGTACTTCGCACTGCGCTGGGTGCAGCGCAGTCGACTGGCCGGAACCTGTGAAAGCAATGTCGAGCGCGAACCGCTTTCGATGGGTGGTAAAGCTGCGTTTGGCGGAATCGCCTTGACCGCTGCGCTGCTGATTGGCATGTCCGCGCTTGACCTGCCACTGGGCTTGCCGACCTGTATCGCAGGCGTGCTAACGATGCTCGGTGTGTGTGCACTGGCGAAGCGCTCGCCGGTGAAACTGATGAAGTCGGTGTCGTGGGCAGTCCTGCCGCTTGTCGCGGGGTTGTTTGTGCTGGTCGAGGCACTGGATCGTACCGGCGTCATTGCACAGGTGGCCGATGTGCTTCGTCAGGCATCCGCAGATCCGATTTGGGCTGCTGGCGTTTCAGGCACTGTGCTGGCGTTCTCTTCAAACCTGATGAACAACCTGCCCGCAGGCCTTGTGGCCAGTATGGCGGTCGCTCAGGCACATCCGCCGACACTGGTGGTCGACGCGTTGCTGATCGGTGTGGACATCGGGCCTAACCTGTCCATCACCGGATCGCTGGCAACGATCCTCTGGCTGAACGCGATCCGTCGTGAAGGCGAGGATGTCGGGTTCTGGTCGTTCCTCAAAATCGGCACCGTGACAATGATCCCGGCTCTCGCAGCCGCCCTGCTTATCAGATTGCTCATCGGTTGA
- a CDS encoding DoxX family protein — protein sequence MNTQIKSLLNTRAGYGITVLRILVGIIFMAHGSQKLFGLFGGYGLEGTGQYMESLGLTPGYLMALMSGSAEFFGGLALVIGLLARPAAVVLIVMLVVAILSVHIHNGLFMANNGYEFALALLGGAIAVLFEGAGRLSLDRSIAG from the coding sequence ACCCAAATCAAATCCCTGCTCAACACCCGCGCTGGCTACGGCATCACCGTTTTGCGCATCCTCGTCGGCATCATCTTCATGGCCCATGGCAGCCAGAAGCTGTTTGGCCTGTTTGGCGGTTATGGCCTTGAAGGCACCGGTCAATACATGGAAAGCCTGGGCCTGACGCCGGGCTACCTGATGGCCTTGATGTCCGGCAGCGCCGAGTTCTTTGGAGGTCTGGCACTCGTGATCGGGCTGTTGGCGCGCCCGGCAGCGGTGGTGCTGATCGTAATGCTGGTGGTCGCGATTTTGTCGGTACATATCCACAACGGCTTGTTCATGGCCAACAACGGTTACGAGTTCGCACTGGCGTTGCTCGGCGGCGCGATTGCCGTGTTGTTCGAAGGCGCGGGGCGCCTGTCGCTGGACCGCTCGATAGCGGGCTGA
- a CDS encoding aspartate aminotransferase family protein, giving the protein MAANCLMNTYKPLPLSFVRGLGARLWDEDNREYLDAIAGVAVTNVGHCHPRIVEVIREQAGLLLHTSNHYQIAWQQRLAHRLTQLSGMEQAFFNNSGAEANETALKLARLHGWSKGIRQPLVVVMDNAFHGRTLGTMSASDNGTVRLGYQPLPGEFIRVAFGDIAALEAAGRAHGERIVAVLMEPIQGESGVLLPPADYLNNVRALCTRRGWLMMLDEIQTGMGRTGRWFAYQHHGVLPDVMTLAKGLANGLPIGACLARGAAARLFTPGSHGSTFGGNPLACRVAFTVLEIIEQEGVCEKAAEQGAHLLSGLTEALAGHPDVVEVRGQGLMIGIELSRAIPDLTRVAARDFGLLINVTRGQTIRLVPPLIIDRHEVQMIVEGVAGVLGKQSVYRSARPIIRSAPVGETAAPVWQ; this is encoded by the coding sequence ATGGCCGCCAATTGCCTGATGAACACCTACAAACCGCTGCCGTTGAGCTTCGTCAGGGGCTTGGGCGCGCGACTCTGGGACGAAGACAACCGCGAATACCTCGACGCAATCGCAGGCGTCGCCGTGACCAATGTGGGGCATTGCCACCCGCGTATCGTCGAGGTCATTCGCGAGCAAGCCGGATTGCTCCTGCACACGTCCAATCACTACCAGATTGCCTGGCAACAACGGCTGGCGCACAGGCTCACGCAGTTGTCGGGGATGGAACAGGCGTTCTTCAATAACTCCGGCGCTGAGGCAAACGAGACCGCGCTCAAGCTCGCCAGGCTGCACGGCTGGTCGAAAGGCATTCGCCAGCCGCTGGTGGTGGTGATGGACAACGCGTTTCACGGCCGCACGCTGGGCACGATGTCGGCCAGCGACAACGGCACCGTGCGTCTGGGCTATCAGCCGCTGCCAGGCGAATTCATCCGCGTGGCGTTCGGCGACATCGCTGCGCTTGAAGCGGCAGGCCGGGCGCATGGCGAGCGGATCGTCGCAGTACTGATGGAGCCCATTCAGGGCGAAAGCGGCGTGCTGTTACCACCGGCCGATTACCTGAACAACGTGCGTGCGCTGTGCACCCGGCGCGGCTGGCTGATGATGCTGGACGAGATCCAGACCGGCATGGGCCGCACCGGGCGCTGGTTCGCGTATCAGCATCACGGCGTCCTGCCGGACGTGATGACGCTCGCCAAAGGCCTGGCAAACGGCTTGCCCATCGGCGCATGCCTGGCGCGAGGGGCGGCTGCGCGACTGTTCACTCCGGGTAGCCACGGCAGCACCTTTGGCGGTAACCCACTGGCGTGTCGGGTGGCGTTCACCGTGCTGGAGATCATCGAGCAGGAAGGCGTGTGCGAGAAGGCGGCAGAGCAGGGCGCGCATTTACTCAGTGGGCTGACCGAGGCGCTCGCGGGGCATCCGGATGTGGTCGAGGTGCGCGGACAAGGCTTGATGATCGGTATCGAGCTGAGTCGCGCAATACCTGATCTTACGCGGGTCGCCGCTCGCGATTTCGGTCTGCTGATCAACGTCACGCGGGGTCAGACGATTCGTCTGGTGCCACCGTTGATCATTGACCGGCATGAGGTGCAGATGATTGTCGAAGGAGTGGCGGGGGTATTGGGGAAGCAATCTGTGTATCGGTCAGCGCGTCCCATCATCAGGAGCGCGCCCGTTGGCGAGACAGCCGCTCCGGTTTGGCAGTGA
- a CDS encoding class I SAM-dependent methyltransferase translates to MNHPRPLVRLTPLAGQLSRRNPKILLGGSHQPTLLRYLDGWPRRQSGPHAFLIQFIDQQQSLEHFTNDQFDLAVVQAPSAERRDEVIRHLTRIARQGLITRS, encoded by the coding sequence ATGAACCACCCGCGCCCCCTCGTTCGCCTGACACCCCTGGCCGGTCAATTGAGCCGTCGTAACCCGAAAATTCTGCTGGGCGGTTCCCATCAGCCGACGCTTCTGCGCTACCTCGACGGCTGGCCACGGCGTCAGAGCGGCCCGCATGCATTTCTGATTCAATTCATTGACCAGCAACAGTCCCTTGAACATTTCACCAACGATCAGTTTGATCTGGCCGTGGTGCAAGCCCCTTCAGCCGAGCGCCGTGACGAGGTGATTCGCCACCTCACCCGGATTGCCCGGCAAGGATTGATCACGCGAAGCTAG
- a CDS encoding M20/M25/M40 family metallo-hydrolase, producing the protein MLVRRSPLMAAIALSMFSLTALAASLPPDQLLKSAEAEQKAYLATVKQLVDIDTGTGQAPGLKTVSAVLVERLKALGAEVKTTPASPSTGDNIVGTIKGNGSKSFLLMIHYDTVFGPGTAAKRPFKVDGERAYGPGVADAKGGVAVVLHSLKLLQDEKFKDFGTLTVLFNPDEETGSSGSKKIIAELARQHDYVFSYEPPDKDAVTVATNGINGVFLDVKGKSSHAGSAPEAGRNAAMELAHQMLQLKDLGDPAKGTTVNWTLIKGGEKRNIIPSSASAEGDMRYSDLSETDRVLADGQRIVQKTLIDGTEVTFRLDKGRPPLAKNPGSEQLAKTAQALYGKIGRDIEPIAMRFGTDAGYAYVPDSAKPAVLETMGVVGAGLHADDEYIELSSIAPRLYLTTALIMQLSNAATNP; encoded by the coding sequence ATGCTCGTACGACGTTCACCGCTCATGGCTGCCATCGCGCTGTCGATGTTTTCACTGACAGCCCTTGCCGCCAGCCTGCCACCCGATCAGTTGCTGAAAAGCGCCGAAGCCGAACAAAAAGCCTACCTCGCCACCGTCAAACAACTGGTCGACATCGACACCGGAACGGGCCAGGCCCCGGGCCTGAAGACAGTCAGCGCAGTGCTTGTCGAGCGTCTCAAGGCATTGGGGGCCGAGGTCAAGACCACGCCAGCCAGCCCTTCGACCGGTGACAACATCGTGGGCACGATCAAGGGCAACGGCAGCAAAAGCTTTTTGCTGATGATTCATTACGACACGGTCTTCGGCCCCGGCACAGCCGCCAAACGTCCGTTCAAAGTTGACGGCGAGCGCGCTTATGGCCCAGGCGTAGCGGACGCCAAAGGTGGCGTAGCGGTAGTGCTGCACTCCCTGAAACTGCTGCAGGATGAGAAATTCAAAGACTTCGGCACCCTCACCGTGCTGTTCAATCCGGATGAAGAAACCGGCTCCAGCGGCTCGAAGAAAATCATCGCCGAACTCGCCCGTCAGCACGACTACGTGTTCTCTTACGAGCCGCCTGACAAAGACGCGGTCACTGTCGCGACAAATGGCATCAATGGCGTGTTTCTCGACGTCAAGGGCAAGTCGTCCCATGCAGGTTCAGCGCCCGAAGCCGGACGCAATGCGGCCATGGAACTGGCGCACCAGATGTTGCAATTAAAAGACCTCGGCGATCCGGCCAAAGGCACCACCGTCAACTGGACGCTGATCAAGGGCGGAGAAAAGCGCAACATCATCCCGTCCAGTGCATCGGCTGAAGGCGACATGCGATATTCAGACCTGAGCGAGACCGATCGGGTGCTCGCTGACGGGCAGCGCATCGTCCAGAAAACACTCATCGACGGCACCGAAGTCACCTTCCGCCTCGATAAAGGGCGCCCGCCGCTGGCGAAGAATCCGGGTTCCGAGCAATTGGCAAAAACCGCGCAGGCGCTGTACGGCAAAATTGGCCGCGATATCGAACCTATCGCCATGCGCTTCGGCACCGACGCCGGCTACGCTTACGTACCTGACAGCGCTAAACCCGCCGTGCTGGAGACCATGGGCGTGGTGGGCGCAGGCTTGCACGCCGATGATGAGTACATCGAGTTGTCGAGCATCGCGCCACGTCTGTACCTGACCACGGCGCTGATCATGCAACTTTCCAACGCTGCGACAAACCCCTGA
- a CDS encoding GNAT family N-acetyltransferase gives MVALPLDDEPRVQAFFEANPGYFHTCNGEPLTPGEALEKLKGELPEGWEYDRRWIWGYVDRHGDLAALVTVISDLWAPAVWHIAFFIVASSRHGTGEAELIHAEIERWAQQHGAQWMRLAVVQGNHKAERFWAKLGYQQTRTREGIEMGKRINTVRMMIRPLAGRTVQEHLQRVPRDRPEVGVSGFQG, from the coding sequence GTGGTTGCCCTTCCCCTTGATGACGAACCCAGGGTTCAGGCGTTTTTCGAGGCAAATCCCGGCTATTTCCACACGTGCAATGGCGAGCCGCTCACACCTGGGGAAGCGCTGGAGAAACTCAAAGGTGAGCTGCCCGAGGGCTGGGAATACGACAGGCGCTGGATATGGGGTTATGTCGACCGGCATGGGGATCTGGCGGCGCTGGTCACGGTTATCTCTGACCTGTGGGCACCGGCGGTCTGGCACATCGCTTTCTTTATCGTGGCCTCTTCCCGGCACGGTACCGGCGAGGCTGAGTTGATTCACGCCGAGATCGAGCGCTGGGCTCAACAGCACGGCGCACAATGGATGCGCCTTGCGGTGGTGCAAGGCAACCACAAGGCAGAGCGCTTCTGGGCAAAGCTCGGCTACCAGCAGACCCGCACCCGCGAGGGCATCGAGATGGGCAAACGGATCAATACCGTACGAATGATGATCCGCCCTCTGGCGGGCCGCACCGTGCAGGAACACCTGCAACGGGTGCCCAGGGATCGCCCCGAAGTCGGCGTCTCGGGATTTCAGGGGTGA
- the pcsA gene encoding phosphatidylcholine synthase codes for MISEQRKARLKAWGAHGFTATGVVIAFLATIALFDDSPKGCMLWLGLALVVDGIDGSLARKFNVQSVLPNFDGSVLDLVIDYLTYVFIPALFIYRYIPLPEYTLFLCTAIILVSSLFCFCNVEMKSKDNYFQGFPAAWNVVALCVYIIWPAPWVTLLTIIGLALLTLTRMKFLHPFRVRRFMPINIAVTTVWLLCSLGLVIKHPDNSGFLMGLWSLASAYFLGVCFWRTSLEWFGKVRDR; via the coding sequence TTGATATCCGAACAACGCAAAGCCAGGCTGAAAGCGTGGGGTGCGCACGGTTTTACTGCCACCGGTGTGGTCATCGCTTTCCTGGCGACCATCGCCTTGTTCGACGACTCACCCAAGGGTTGCATGCTGTGGCTGGGCCTGGCGCTGGTGGTCGACGGCATCGACGGCTCCCTGGCCCGTAAATTCAACGTGCAGTCAGTCCTGCCCAATTTTGACGGTTCGGTACTGGATCTGGTGATCGACTACCTGACCTACGTCTTCATCCCCGCGCTGTTCATCTACCGCTACATTCCGCTGCCTGAATACACGCTCTTCCTGTGTACGGCGATCATTCTGGTGTCGTCGTTGTTTTGCTTCTGCAACGTCGAGATGAAGAGCAAGGACAACTACTTTCAAGGCTTCCCTGCGGCCTGGAACGTGGTCGCCTTGTGCGTTTACATCATCTGGCCGGCGCCGTGGGTCACTCTCCTGACCATCATTGGTTTGGCCCTTCTGACCCTGACCCGCATGAAGTTTCTGCATCCGTTCCGGGTGCGCCGCTTCATGCCGATCAACATCGCCGTGACCACCGTGTGGTTACTTTGCAGCCTGGGCCTGGTGATCAAACACCCTGACAACAGCGGGTTCCTGATGGGCTTGTGGTCCCTGGCGTCGGCGTATTTCCTCGGCGTGTGCTTCTGGCGAACCTCGCTTGAGTGGTTCGGCAAAGTGCGGGATCGCTGA
- a CDS encoding DNA polymerase II yields the protein MDFQQGFVLTRHWRDTAAGTEVEFWLATDDGPRRLRLPFQTSVAFIPEAHRERAQAVLCNERDVELKPLQLCDFRHRPVLGLYTRQHRQLMNLEKDLRRASVDVYEADVRPPERYLMERFITAPVLFSGTPDADGVLLDAQLKPANDYRPTLKLCSLDIETTERGELYSIALEGCGERQVYMLGPANGDDGLVDFKLDYCDSRKQLLERLNAWIALHDPDAIIGWNVIQFDLRVLHEHSQRLKVPLRLGRGGEVMGWREHGAQNNHFFASAPGRLIIDGIEGLRSATWSFPSFSLENVAQTLLGEGKAINNPYQRMDEINRMFAEDKPALATYNLKDCELVTRIFHKTELLTFLLERATVTGLPADRNGGSVAAFEHLYMPLMHRQGFVAPNLGERMPQASPGGFVMDSRPGLYESVLVLDYKSLYPSIIRTFLIDPVGLVEGLREPDEAHSVAGFRGARFSRTRHCLPAIVSRVAEGREAAKRERNAPLSQALKIIMNAFYGVLGSSGCRFFDTRLASSITLRGHEIMRQTRQLIEGLGYEVIYGDTDSTFVWLKRAHDQEEAAQIGKALVDQVNVWWRDHVLQEYGLESVLELQFETHYKRFLMPTIRGAEEGSKKRYAGLVTRANGEDEMVYKGLETVRTDWSPLAREFQQELYLRIFSRRPYLDYVRDFVRRTLAGDLDHQLVYRKRLRRALDDYERNVPPHVRAARLADAYNRQQGRPLQYQNRGWISYVMTVAGPEPLEIRTAPIDYDHYVSRQLQPIADAILPFVLFRTIDLSSQDQQSFDF from the coding sequence GTGGATTTTCAGCAGGGTTTTGTCCTGACCCGGCATTGGCGGGACACGGCCGCTGGCACGGAAGTCGAGTTCTGGCTGGCAACCGACGACGGCCCCAGGCGCCTGCGTCTGCCGTTTCAAACGTCCGTGGCATTCATCCCGGAGGCCCATCGGGAGCGTGCGCAAGCCGTGTTGTGCAACGAGCGTGACGTTGAACTCAAGCCGCTGCAGCTGTGTGATTTTCGTCATCGTCCGGTCCTCGGGCTCTACACCCGGCAGCATCGGCAACTGATGAACCTGGAAAAAGACTTGCGCCGCGCCAGCGTCGATGTCTACGAAGCGGACGTGCGGCCGCCAGAGCGCTACCTGATGGAGCGCTTCATTACCGCGCCGGTGTTGTTCAGTGGTACGCCCGACGCCGACGGCGTGCTGCTGGACGCGCAACTCAAGCCTGCCAACGACTACCGTCCAACCCTGAAACTCTGCTCACTGGACATCGAAACCACTGAACGAGGTGAGCTGTACTCCATTGCGCTTGAAGGTTGCGGCGAGCGTCAGGTGTACATGCTCGGCCCGGCCAATGGCGACGATGGGCTCGTGGATTTCAAGCTCGACTATTGCGACAGCCGCAAGCAGTTGCTGGAGCGACTGAACGCGTGGATCGCGTTGCACGATCCCGACGCGATCATCGGCTGGAACGTCATACAGTTTGACCTGCGAGTGCTGCACGAGCATTCGCAGCGCTTGAAAGTGCCTTTACGTCTGGGCCGGGGGGGCGAGGTAATGGGATGGCGCGAACATGGCGCTCAAAACAACCATTTTTTCGCCTCGGCGCCAGGGCGTCTGATCATCGACGGCATTGAAGGGCTGCGTTCCGCGACGTGGAGTTTTCCTTCATTCAGCCTTGAAAACGTTGCGCAGACGCTGCTTGGTGAAGGCAAAGCCATCAACAATCCGTATCAGCGGATGGACGAGATCAACCGCATGTTCGCCGAGGACAAGCCGGCGCTGGCTACTTACAACCTCAAGGACTGTGAGCTGGTGACGCGGATCTTTCACAAAACTGAGTTGCTCACGTTTTTGCTCGAAAGGGCGACGGTAACCGGGCTGCCGGCCGACCGAAATGGCGGGTCGGTCGCAGCGTTCGAGCACCTTTATATGCCGCTGATGCATCGTCAGGGCTTTGTCGCGCCGAATCTGGGCGAGCGCATGCCGCAAGCCAGTCCCGGCGGTTTTGTGATGGACTCGCGGCCGGGTTTGTATGAGTCCGTGCTGGTGCTGGATTACAAGAGCCTTTACCCGTCGATCATCCGCACCTTTCTCATTGATCCGGTAGGGCTGGTCGAAGGCCTGCGCGAACCCGACGAGGCGCACAGCGTTGCGGGTTTTCGCGGGGCACGCTTTTCTCGTACCCGGCACTGCCTGCCGGCCATCGTGTCGCGGGTCGCAGAGGGCCGGGAGGCGGCAAAGCGCGAGCGTAATGCACCGTTGTCACAAGCGCTGAAAATCATCATGAACGCCTTTTATGGCGTGCTCGGTTCCAGCGGCTGCCGGTTTTTCGACACCCGCCTGGCCTCGTCGATCACCCTTCGCGGTCACGAAATCATGCGCCAGACCCGGCAGTTGATCGAAGGCCTGGGCTATGAGGTGATCTATGGCGACACCGATTCGACCTTCGTCTGGCTCAAACGCGCACACGACCAAGAGGAGGCCGCGCAGATCGGCAAGGCGCTGGTCGATCAGGTAAATGTCTGGTGGCGCGATCACGTCCTGCAGGAATACGGGCTGGAAAGCGTGCTGGAGTTGCAGTTCGAAACGCATTACAAGCGCTTTCTGATGCCGACCATCCGTGGCGCCGAGGAGGGCAGCAAGAAACGCTATGCCGGCCTCGTCACCCGCGCCAATGGTGAGGATGAAATGGTCTACAAGGGCCTTGAGACGGTGCGCACCGACTGGTCGCCGCTTGCCCGCGAGTTTCAGCAGGAGCTTTATTTGCGCATCTTCAGTCGCCGCCCGTATCTGGACTACGTGCGCGACTTTGTGCGGCGCACGCTGGCGGGCGACCTTGACCACCAGTTGGTTTACCGCAAGCGCCTGCGTCGCGCACTGGACGACTATGAACGCAATGTCCCGCCGCACGTACGCGCCGCGCGCCTGGCCGACGCGTATAACCGTCAACAGGGCAGGCCGCTGCAGTATCAGAACCGTGGCTGGATCAGTTACGTGATGACGGTCGCCGGCCCGGAACCGCTGGAGATCCGTACCGCGCCGATTGACTACGACCACTACGTCTCCCGTCAGCTCCAGCCGATTGCCGACGCCATCTTGCCATTCGTGCTTTTCCGGACAATCGATCTCAGTTCCCAAGATCAGCAAAGCTTTGATTTTTGA
- a CDS encoding DUF3833 domain-containing protein: protein MLKALTLLFCLSLAACSGVDVNHYSQEKPTLELRQFFTGRVEAWGMFQKRSGEVVKRFHVNIDSHSEGDKFVMHEDFTYSDGTKQTRVWTLHPEGPGRWRGTAGDVVGEALGEVSGNALRWRYVLSLPVDDKVYQVNFDDWMYLLDENTLANRSYLTKFGFEVGQVTLFFRKKVD, encoded by the coding sequence ATGTTGAAAGCCCTGACGCTGTTGTTTTGCCTAAGCCTGGCCGCCTGCAGTGGCGTTGATGTAAACCACTACAGCCAGGAAAAACCCACCCTCGAACTGCGCCAGTTTTTCACCGGCCGCGTGGAAGCCTGGGGTATGTTTCAAAAGCGTTCGGGCGAGGTAGTCAAACGCTTTCACGTGAACATCGACAGCCATTCCGAAGGCGATAAGTTCGTGATGCACGAGGACTTCACCTACAGCGACGGCACAAAGCAAACCCGTGTCTGGACTCTGCATCCGGAAGGTCCGGGCCGCTGGCGTGGAACGGCAGGGGATGTGGTGGGCGAGGCGCTGGGTGAAGTGTCCGGCAATGCGTTGCGCTGGCGCTATGTGCTGAGCCTTCCGGTGGACGACAAGGTTTATCAGGTTAACTTCGATGACTGGATGTATTTGCTGGATGAAAATACCCTGGCGAACCGTTCGTACCTCACCAAGTTCGGTTTTGAGGTAGGGCAGGTGACGTTGTTCTTCCGAAAAAAAGTTGATTGA